In Capsicum annuum cultivar UCD-10X-F1 unplaced genomic scaffold, UCD10Xv1.1 ctg2239, whole genome shotgun sequence, the following are encoded in one genomic region:
- the LOC124890691 gene encoding probable hexosyltransferase MUCI70: SFYKYLCLKLCRYSIWLDSKLRLQLDPLLILEYFLWRKGYEYAISNHYDRHCVWEEVAQNKKLNKYNHTVIDEQFAFYQADGLQRFNASDPNKLLHSNVPEGSFIVRAHTPMSNLFSCLWYNEVDRFTPRDQLSFAYTYYKLRKMNPDKPFYLNMFK, from the exons aTCATTTTATAAGTACCTTTGTTTGAAATTATGCAGGTATTCAATATGGTTAGATAGCAAGCTTCGTCTGCAGCTTGATCCCCTACTCATCTTGGAGTACTTCCTGTGGCGAAAAGGTTATGAATATGCAATTTCCAATCACTATGACAGGCATTGTGTGTGGGAAGAAGTTGCCCAAAACAAGAAGCTTAACAAGTACAATCATACTGTTATAGATGAACAATTTGCATTTTACCAGGCTGACGGATTGCAAAGATTTAATGCATCTGATCCAAACAAGCTTCTTCACAGCA ATGTACCAGAAGGATCTTTTATTGTGAGGGCTCACACGCCAATGTCAAACTTGTTTTCATGCTTATGGTACAATGAGGTTGACCGGTTTACTCCCCGTGATCAGCTGAGTTTTGCATATACATATTAtaagttgagaaagatgaatcCGGACAAGCCTTTTTACCTCAACATGTTCAAG